One Epinephelus lanceolatus isolate andai-2023 chromosome 10, ASM4190304v1, whole genome shotgun sequence genomic region harbors:
- the LOC144464447 gene encoding uncharacterized protein LOC144464447 has protein sequence MATFVSLATCHHCPIVTSRRGLVYRDSLSALSRNLRAPGGPHRPPTIRLQGPGLHNKHHCRLTRPDLPESIALARSKPSGSMKHLVLAHLRKVLMLSSVQQRGLHLPL, from the exons ATGGCAACATTCGTCTCT CTGGCGACGTGTCATCATTGTCCCATCGTGACGTCTCGTCGTGGTTTGGTTTACAGAGACTCTCTGTCGGCTCTGTCCAGGAACCTGAGGGCTCCGGGGGGCCCCCATCGCCCCCCCACCATCAGACTGCAGGGCCCCGGCCTCCACAACAAACACCACTGCAGACTCACCAG ACCTGACCTCCCAGAATCCATTGCTCTGGCTCGCTCCAAGCCGTCAGGCAGCATGAAGCACCTGGTCCTGGCTCACCTGAGGAAGGTGCTGATGCTGAGCTCCGTCCAGCAGAGAGGCCTCCATCTGCCGCTCTGA